In the Ipomoea triloba cultivar NCNSP0323 chromosome 6, ASM357664v1 genome, one interval contains:
- the LOC116022176 gene encoding G-type lectin S-receptor-like serine/threonine-protein kinase SD2-5 encodes MEEAVLLASCFIFFAKMALSYSSLSDNAYILASHNDVRRDVGVGPLVWNSSLENYANNLLITQCYPGGQLYGMNYANVQSNRYGMNLGRLSGPGGPEGGSSTITEMAILGLWIEEKDAYDIDSNSCVAEQECRNYTQMVWHSSDRLGCAAIHCQSTGQVNLLCLYDPPGNAAGQYPYAFQRHFAFNSSSWNNNLSIEQRNWVFTDGSTYRPILLTTNGPDSPPIGFGFFSDGSKVDTFYLVICSLKISSAGLNANKNLSSINLLAPPLIFWSANRDNPVRENATLDFTSKGDLLLKDSDGSLVWSTNTSGFSVVKMSLTAQGNLVLENSTGHTVWQSFDHPTDTLLPNQVLSVGKTLVARNSSSSLASGQFFLTATPSGIEAFIGLSSPQQYRAYQLSTFLKLQNLSNDIAIIERLLNGLRFNVSADTKLGLPYVVLEPNGHLTMYQPSLSHKFNISFGIQGDFLEDRRLGECSYPTSCGDLGICSNGQCSCPGGKAGYFVHSNYSLPTKGCKQVKPLSCEDVKQHTFLELSDVTYFNFVPQQYNVNKESCKEACLSSCSCKAAIFHYWNNMSFGNCSLESEIYSFRTLGNEGSGSSYALIRVQRLKRVEDEKKSSFVRPLVIALSLSFLVVIIFSGACYRYKLHKKSNKDAEDIDNHVIGAFRRFRFSELKSATSDFQTRLGRGGFGSVFEGVLENGTKIAVKRLDSMSQGLKEFLAEVNTIGNIHHFNLVKLIGYCREKSMRLLVYEHMCNGSLDKWIFSQEQITTNSLTWEMRKKIIVGLAKGLEYLHEHCNPKIIHFDIKPQNILLDEDFNAKIADFGLAKLIARDQSQVLTVLKGTPGYVAPELFNGTNISEKIDVYSFGIVMIETIFRRRNCDHRQSQPLIDIVKERTEQDQLFDFIDQHFQDEHSYREDAEKMVKIGLCCLQAHNRRPPMSVIVKVLEGALGLEFITTNGLLNIAEVEAPLTVSSRAVINSYTPTASVLSGPR; translated from the exons ATGGAGGAAGCAGTGCTGCTGGCTTCTTGCTtcattttctttgcaaaaatgGCTCTCTCCTATTCCTCTTTGTCTGATAATGCATATATTCTTGCCTCGCATAACGATGTTCGTCGAGATGTTGGTGTCGGCCCTTTGGTATGGAACAGTTCTTTAGAGAACTATGCAAACAACTTACTAATTACTCAATGTTATCCTGGGGGGCAATTATATGGCATGAACTATGCAAACGTGCAAAGCAATCGATATGGCATGAACTTGGGTAGATTGTCTGGTCCTGGGGGGCCTGAGGGGGGAAGTTCAACAATTACGGAAATGGCTATTTTGGGGCTCTGGATTGaagagaaagatgcgtatgacATAGACTCAAATTCTTGTGTAGCTGAACAAGAGTGCAGGAACTATACTCAAATGGTTTGGCATAGTTCAGATCGTCTGGGATGTGCTGCGATTCACTGCCAATCTACTGGGCAAGTTAATCTGCTTTGTCTATATGACCCTCCGGGCAATGCAGCTGGGCAGTACCCATATGCATTTCAGCGCCATTTCGCATTCAATTCCTCTTCCTGGAACAACAATCTGTCTATTGAGCAAAGGAATTGGGTTTTCACTGATGGCTCTACATACAGGCCAATATTGCTAACAACAAATGGCCCCGACAGTCCCCCTATTGGTTTTGGATTTTTCAGTGATGGAAGTAAAGTCGACACCTTTTATCTTGTCATTTGCTCACTAAAGATATCCTCTGCTGGTCTCAATGCCAACAAAAATCTATCCTCAATCAATCTACTTGCTCCACCGCTTATTTTTTGGTCTGCAAATAGAGACAATCCTGTGAGAGAGAATGCCACCCTTGACTTCACGTCGAAAGGGGACCTGCTTCTGAAAGATTCAGATGGGAGTCTTGTTTGGTCTACAAATACTTCGGGCTTTTCAGTTGTGAAGATGAGTTTAACAGCACAAGGAAATTTGGTACTTGAGAATAGCACTG GTCACACCGTGTGGCAGTCCTTTGATCATCCAACTGATACATTGCTGCCTAATCAGGTCCTTTCAGTAGGCAAAACACTGGTGGCTCGCAATTCCTCATCCAGTTTGGCATCAGGTCAGTTTTTTCTAACTGCAACTCCTAGCGGCATTGAAGCATTTATAGGCCTTAGTTCACCCCAACAGTACAGAGCATACCAACTTTCTacgtttttaaagttgcagaaTCTGTCTAATGATATTGCCATCATTGAGAGACTCCTAAATGGATTGCGATTCAATGTCAGTGCTGACACTAAACTTGGACTGCCCTATGTAGTTCTTGAACCGAATGGACATCTAACCATGTATCAACCCTCTCTTTCTCATAAGTTCAACATTAGTTTTGGGATACAAGGTGACTTTCTAGAAGATCGTAGATTAGGCGAGTGCTCATATCCGACATCATGCGGTGATCTTGGGATTTGCTCAAATGGGCAATGTAGTTGTCCTGGTGGAAAGGCAGGCTACTTTGTGCACTCAAATTATTCGCTGCCCACAAAGGGATGCAAACAAGTAAAACCATTGTCATGTGAGGATGTAAAACAACATACTTTCTTGGAGCTCTCAGATGTTACATACTTCAATTTTGTGCCACAGCAATATAATGTCAACAAAGAAAGTTGCAAAGAGGCATGTTTGAGCTCTTGTTCATGTAAAGCTGCCATATTTCACTATTGGAATAACATGTCATTTGGCAATTGCTCTTTGGAATCTGAAATATATTCATTTAGAACATTAGGAAATGAAGGCAGTGGTAGTTCTTATGCACTCATCAGGGTTCAGAGATTAAAGAGAGTTGAGGATGAGAAGAAATCATCTTTTGTCCGCCCTTTAGTGATTGCGCTTTCCCTATCTTTTTTAGTAGTTATTATTTTTTCGGGAGCATGTTATCGCTACAAGCTGCACAAGAAGTCAAATAAGGATGCAGAGGATATAGACAACCATGTTATTGGGGCATTTAGGAGGTTCAGGTTTTCAGAATTGAAATCTGCAACAAGTGATTTTCAAACAAGGCTTGGCCGAGGAGGGTTTGGATCTGTCTTTGAGGGGGTTCTAGAAAATGGAACAAAAATAGCAGTGAAAAGGTTAGATTCAATGAGCCAAGGTCTAAAAGAATTTTTGGCTGAGGTCAATACAATAGGTAACATCCATCATTTTAATTTGGTCAAGTTGATTGGGTACTGTAGGGAAAAATCAATGAGGTTACTGGTATATGAGCACATGTGCAATGGTTCGCTAGACAAGTGGATTTTTTCTCAGGAACAGATAACAACAAACAGTTTAACATGGGAAATGAGGAAGAAAATCATTGTAGGCTTAGCTAAAGGCCTCGAATATCTTCATGAACATTGCAATCCAAAAATCATTCACTTTGACATAAAGCCCCAAAACATTCTCTTGGATGAGGATTTCAATGCCAAAATTGCTGATTTTGGATTGGCTAAATTGATCGCTAGGGATCAAAGCCAAGTGTTAACTGTTCTCAAGGGAACTCCAGGGTATGTTGCTCCTGAATTGTTCAATGGGACCAATATCTCCGAAAAAATTGATGTTTACAGCTTTGGAATTGTGATGATAGAAACTATATTCAGGAGGAGAAATTGCGATCACCGTCAATCCCAACCGCTAATTGATATTGTGAAAGAAAGGACTGAACAAGATCAGCTATTTGATTTCATTGACCAACACTTTCAAGATGAGCATAGCTACAGAGAGGATGCAGAAAAGATGGTGAAGATTGGACTTTGTTGTTTACAGGCTCACAACAGGAGACCTCCTATGTCTGTGATTGTCAAGGTACTAGAAGGAGCGCTGGGGCTAGAGTTTATCACTACCAATGGATTGTTAAATATAGCAGAAGTTGAAGCCCCACTCACAGTAAGCTCAAGAGCAGTAATCAACTCATATACCCCAACAGCATCAGTTCTATCAGGACCAAGATAA